GAGGACGGCGGGTCTCTCAGCGGGAAACATTATGTGGTCCTTTAGATCTTCTAAATCCTTTTGTGTATATATGCCGCTAGTAGCAAGTGCTCCGGGGTTAACGTATTTCCAGGTAGGTTTAGTCGTGGGTTTTATGACGGTGGGGGTCAGTGTTTCCACAGGTCTTGGCATAATTTTATACCACGAGTCTCCAAGAAGATACATGGGAGGTGCAAGTGAATTGCAATTGATCTGTGTTCCCTGCCGTAATAATATGTGTGTTTTGGGCGTTAAGAAGTATGTCTCATTGTTAAACATTACTGGTAGTTGTTCATAACATTCTTGAGCGTGACTTATTTTTACTTCTACTGGAACGCATTTTATTATGTGAATTACTTCGCCTGCTAAAAGAGCCATGTATCCGGGTCCCTTCATAAAGTGGTAGGCGAAGATGTCGGGGGATCGTGTAGCTATAGCTAAAGCGTTATGGATCATTTTTGACTCGAGATCGCATTGTTGTAATAAGATGTTTCTGTATAGTTGATTAACTTGACCACGGATGTGTTTTTCTacgtaaacaaattttgaattcATATAAGTGAAAAGATCGAGATTGGCTACACGGCCGGTACGTTTAGGGATGTCCATTTCGGGTAAGGTCTCCCAAATTACTAATTTCGGATGTTCGGTTCGAATGAGCGTGTATCCACATGCTGAGTATCTACCAGTGCTGGTTAATGCAAAGACAGTGTTTTCAGCTTTTACAGTATAAGCATTTTGAGAGTGTTCATTTGCGTGGTCGATCACTTTTTCTGCATACCCTTTGTACAAGGTGCTATATGAGGTGAATTTACAGGAGTTGTCAGGTATAGGATCCCAAAAGGTGTTTCCTCCTTCTATGTCGGTGCATTTGGTGGTACTAAAGTCACAGACCACACCTGATCTGAGATGTATACGGTTAGTGCTCAACTTAACGTTGGCGATGTAATCTTGCAGGGTGATCTTGACAGTCGCTTGTACGAGAACATTCGTCCATGCTCCGTAAAGATCTGTGTAGGATCCTCCGGAACATTTTCCGTCGGCGTCCACAATGCCAGTTAAGGTCGCGGGACGACTGGTGGTTTCATTAGATTTTAATGCTATTATATAAGTTCCCTTATATTCGAGTGTTCCATAGGTATGCATTCGTATACACGCTTCCttgggcggcagtgtggtctagtagtagagcgccagactcgtaatctgaggaaccaggttcgagtccactagagccatgaagcatggaatgtttttccgatagctgcgcCCCTTCGGGCAAGCTAGGCTCTTGTgtggagaaaactgggctccgtctttcggaaagagacgttaagccgttggtccaaagagTTAAAGtaagaggagaaggatagtattggtagtagattgcgaaTCCTGCGGGGATATGcgataaattacgaattttacagaatttttttttttacacgcttcCTTAGATACCTCGTGTATATACGCATATTTCCCATTGAGAACTTCTGAATTGTGAGAAAACAttccacattttttaattgagcGATCGATTTCGACCTTGCATTGTATCACCTTTACAGATTCGAATTCATTGAGCTGCATTAGGTGTATGAAGACTTGGCTGGATGTGATTTTCGGTAGCGGAATATCGCATTCTTCAACGTTTACTAGTG
The nucleotide sequence above comes from Temnothorax longispinosus isolate EJ_2023e chromosome 4, Tlon_JGU_v1, whole genome shotgun sequence. Encoded proteins:
- the LOC139812056 gene encoding uncharacterized protein; this translates as MHTYGTLEYKGTYIIALKSNETTSRPATLTGIVDADGKCSGGSYTDLYGAWTNVLVQATVKITLQDYIANVKLSTNRIHLRSGVVCDFSTTKCTDIEGGNTFWDPIPDNSCKFTSYSTLYKGYAEKVIDHANEHSQNAYTVKAENTVFALTSTGRYSACGYTLIRTEHPKLVIWETLPEMDIPKRTGRVANLDLFTYMNSKFVYVEKHIRGQVNQLYRNILLQQCDLESKMIHNALAIATRSPDIFAYHFMKGPGYMALLAGEVIHIIKCVPVEVKISHAQECYEQLPVMFNNETYFLTPKTHILLRQGTQINCNSLAPPMYLLGDSWYKIMPRPVETLTPTVIKPTTKPTWKYVNPGALATSGIYTQKDLEDLKDHIMFPAERPAVLNTIARGLMGQSTVLHGGSISNLFDEASIKKIAISAWENFWSKFLIFGNISAGLLGIYLFARGIKLILDTLVHGYALHTVYGWSIYLIGAIWDSLTQLLLHLGQGRPKTKSANTPAPKDDPEQGTSASAPLHDLEWQANVQPVGPMNKKSKHSYPLLSLRETSTYTFKLKG